From a region of the uncultured Desulfatiglans sp. genome:
- a CDS encoding Dephospho-CoA kinase translates to MKPQRDWEKIIRRLELLLRLKSFPVGMKLLEKKEELDTIPFLRRMGHKVTFCQMTNLVRNFDWTVGASREDFIYISCPSILGFTDIPQLYKDGTFRSIVWVRTREDGKRYEASVPRIPLGRFEAVALAPQVYKPFEPDMVLIYANPAQMMLLINALQFDDYEVMTFHCVGESSCSDAIARCFLTGKPSLTIPCYGERRYGHAQDDELVMALPPESLEKAQRNLETLYRKGIRYPISYAGAELDVTSGFPGAYGGLDQIQEIRGDDNRLLLGVTGGIGSGKSTVAAMLEELGAPIIDFDVLAREVVQPGKPAYNEIVEFFGRQVLQPDGQLDRKALSKIVFRDFEKRKRLESFTHPRIFEAYHREVERLASENPGAVIQVVIPLLIELNLQHRFHKLLVVYVPDNVQVERLAARDNISLEEAANILKSQLPIDEKVAYADYVIRNDTSIEDTRRQVEELWKSLQTLQAERLASKGGC, encoded by the coding sequence ATGAAACCGCAACGTGACTGGGAAAAAATAATTCGGCGGCTCGAACTGCTCCTGCGCCTCAAATCCTTCCCCGTAGGGATGAAACTGCTCGAGAAGAAAGAGGAGTTGGACACCATTCCATTTTTGCGCCGCATGGGCCACAAGGTGACCTTCTGCCAGATGACCAATCTGGTGCGCAACTTCGACTGGACGGTCGGTGCCTCCCGGGAGGACTTCATCTATATTTCCTGCCCCTCCATTCTGGGCTTCACCGATATCCCCCAACTATACAAAGACGGGACATTCCGGAGCATCGTCTGGGTAAGGACGCGCGAGGACGGAAAGCGCTACGAGGCCTCGGTCCCGCGCATCCCCCTGGGTCGATTCGAGGCCGTCGCCCTGGCGCCGCAGGTCTACAAGCCCTTCGAACCCGACATGGTTCTCATCTACGCCAATCCGGCGCAGATGATGCTTCTCATCAACGCCCTGCAGTTCGACGACTACGAAGTCATGACCTTTCACTGCGTCGGGGAATCCAGTTGTTCCGATGCCATCGCACGGTGCTTCCTGACCGGCAAGCCGTCCCTGACCATCCCCTGCTACGGTGAGAGACGCTACGGCCACGCCCAGGACGACGAACTGGTCATGGCGCTGCCGCCCGAAAGCCTTGAAAAGGCCCAGAGGAATCTCGAGACGCTTTACCGCAAGGGCATTCGCTACCCCATCAGCTATGCCGGAGCCGAACTGGACGTGACGAGCGGCTTCCCAGGCGCTTATGGGGGCCTTGACCAGATCCAGGAAATCCGGGGCGACGACAACCGCCTTCTTTTGGGCGTGACAGGCGGCATCGGCAGCGGAAAAAGCACGGTGGCCGCCATGCTGGAAGAACTCGGGGCGCCGATCATCGACTTCGATGTCCTCGCCCGCGAAGTCGTCCAACCGGGGAAACCCGCCTACAACGAGATCGTGGAATTCTTCGGACGACAGGTCCTGCAGCCTGACGGCCAACTGGATCGCAAGGCCCTGTCCAAGATCGTCTTCCGGGACTTCGAAAAGCGCAAGCGCCTCGAGTCCTTTACCCATCCTCGAATCTTCGAGGCCTACCACCGCGAGGTCGAACGGCTGGCCAGCGAAAACCCCGGCGCCGTCATCCAGGTGGTTATCCCGCTTCTGATAGAACTCAACCTGCAGCACCGGTTTCACAAGCTGCTGGTGGTCTATGTCCCGGACAACGTCCAGGTCGAACGGCTGGCCGCGCGGGACAACATCAGCCTCGAGGAGGCCGCCAACATTCTGAAATCCCAGCTCCCCATCGATGAAAAAGTCGCCTATGCCGACTATGTCATCCGCAATGACACATCGATCGAGGACACGCGCCGGCAGGTGGAAGAGCTCTGGAAGTCCCTGCAGACGCTCCAGGCGGAAAGACTCGCCTCCAAGGGCGGGTGCTGA
- a CDS encoding Metallo-beta-lactamase domain protein — protein sequence MTMHRSIRSVDRIEVLTLADNYVDLLLQSDERVQRPPLAQNGSIPSDTLLAEHGLSLLITLEANDSTYTLLMDAGYTRISVLHNLSILGLTLEAVEAVVLSHGHMDHTGGLYPLLDTLPKRVPLVVHPDAFLERRYLQLPDGRRLLFPQRIDRAELAKHGVDLRETKEPSFLCDDHVLVTGEVERVTSFENGLPGAVVERNGAVEPDPIRDDQALLMHLRDRGLVVISGCSHAGIVNTILYARTLTGTERIHAVLGGFHLTGPYFEPVIPPTIEALQSMDCTLIAPMHCTGWKAIGAFEKAFPEAFVLNSVGSRISIA from the coding sequence ATGACCATGCACCGTTCCATCCGTAGCGTGGACCGCATCGAGGTCCTGACACTCGCCGACAATTATGTCGATCTCCTCCTGCAAAGCGATGAGAGGGTGCAGCGGCCGCCGCTCGCCCAAAACGGTTCGATCCCCTCCGACACGCTGCTGGCCGAGCATGGCCTGTCGCTCCTGATCACGCTCGAAGCGAACGACTCGACCTACACCCTCCTCATGGATGCAGGATACACGAGGATTTCCGTGCTCCACAATCTGTCGATCCTGGGCCTCACGTTGGAAGCGGTGGAAGCGGTGGTCCTGAGCCACGGCCACATGGACCACACGGGCGGCCTCTACCCGCTTCTGGACACCCTGCCCAAAAGGGTCCCGCTGGTGGTTCACCCCGACGCGTTCCTCGAACGGCGCTATCTGCAACTGCCGGATGGACGGCGACTGCTTTTCCCGCAAAGAATCGACCGGGCCGAGCTGGCGAAGCACGGGGTCGACCTCCGTGAGACGAAGGAGCCGTCTTTTCTCTGCGATGATCACGTGCTCGTCACCGGCGAAGTGGAGCGCGTGACCTCCTTCGAAAACGGGCTTCCCGGGGCGGTGGTCGAAAGGAACGGCGCTGTCGAGCCCGACCCCATCCGGGATGACCAGGCCCTGTTGATGCACCTGAGAGACCGCGGGCTGGTGGTCATTTCCGGGTGCAGCCATGCTGGGATCGTCAATACCATCCTCTACGCCCGCACCCTGACAGGCACGGAGAGGATCCATGCCGTCCTGGGCGGGTTTCACTTGACCGGCCCCTATTTCGAGCCAGTGATCCCCCCGACGATCGAGGCGCTGCAGTCCATGGACTGCACCCTGATCGCCCCCATGCACTGCACAGGCTGGAAGGCGATCGGGGCCTTCGAGAAGGCCTTCCCCGAGGCCTTCGTCCTCAACAGCGTCGGATCCCGCATCTCGATCGCGTAG